One stretch of Brevibacillus laterosporus DNA includes these proteins:
- the proC gene encoding pyrroline-5-carboxylate reductase produces the protein MKNHQDNQICQQLHVGFMGAGSIVEAILKGITAKYLLPANHINVTNHSDDARLSELQEQYGVTPNRDLPTMLAQSDVLFLAMKPKDVATACQTLRDYVTQDHLVISVIAGVPTSSIQEWLGVDCPIIRAMPNTSSAVGLSATGMAAGRYASEHHMAIAECLFQSIGHVCTVPEHELDIITGLSGSGPAYIYYLVEAMEGAGQRAGLTQEMSRELTVQTLLGAAHMLMATKEEPAVLRKRVTSPGGTTQAGLEVLEARGFKQAVTEAVLRATERARELGAPFR, from the coding sequence ATGAAGAATCATCAAGACAACCAGATATGCCAACAACTACACGTGGGTTTTATGGGAGCAGGTTCCATCGTAGAAGCCATATTAAAAGGTATCACAGCTAAATATTTACTACCTGCCAACCACATCAATGTGACCAATCATTCAGATGATGCACGATTAAGCGAGTTGCAAGAACAATATGGGGTTACTCCAAACCGTGATCTACCAACCATGCTTGCACAATCCGATGTATTATTTTTGGCGATGAAACCAAAAGATGTAGCCACAGCTTGCCAGACCTTACGCGATTATGTTACACAGGATCACTTAGTTATTTCGGTCATTGCCGGCGTCCCTACCTCCTCGATTCAGGAGTGGCTCGGAGTGGATTGTCCAATCATTCGTGCCATGCCAAATACGTCTTCCGCTGTAGGATTATCTGCAACTGGAATGGCTGCCGGTAGATATGCGTCTGAGCACCATATGGCGATTGCTGAATGTTTATTTCAGTCAATCGGTCATGTATGTACGGTTCCCGAACATGAATTAGATATTATCACTGGTTTATCTGGAAGTGGTCCCGCCTATATTTATTATCTCGTTGAGGCAATGGAAGGGGCTGGACAAAGGGCTGGTCTCACACAGGAGATGTCTCGTGAGTTAACCGTGCAAACCTTGCTAGGTGCTGCCCATATGTTAATGGCTACCAAAGAAGAACCCGCTGTGCTTCGTAAAAGGGTAACTAGCCCAGGTGGAACTACACAAGCAGGTCTGGAAGTATTGGAGGCGCGTGGATTTAAACAAGCAGTAACAGAGGCCGTCCTTCGAGCTACAGAACGTGCACGGGAGCTAGGAGCACCTTTTCGATAA
- a CDS encoding MFS transporter encodes MNSLNKQDSFTNESASNAYVALSGLYIFLYYAMGAYSPLLTEYFKSIHLNGIEIGTLSSITPVVSLMLQPLWGMLCDRFQIRKKALIMALFAVACVSFLFTFINTYAWVFFTIALWSVFQCAIVPISDSLTLSYVSKRSMHFGNIRLWGAIGFAIAAFLTALAVQQWGPSAIFYSTGIAYFLAVLFLVRIPDERIERGSLPRNSLKGAGQLFKIPRFVLFLLCTFFVFGSINAHNTWFNLYYQHIGGEIAALGFAFLLFAGSEVPCMRMASRLVQKIGLEQTLLFACVVSSARWFFYGSAPSTTIILSLFFLQGLSVGLFLATAAQYVRDNTPLALQVTALALFASFGQGLGSMFANYTAGWVMEYYGILRTYTFFGVSTLLGIIPLLLICYGPWKRKPEEAIM; translated from the coding sequence ATGAACAGCCTGAACAAACAAGATTCTTTTACAAACGAAAGCGCTTCAAACGCCTATGTGGCTTTAAGTGGTCTTTATATCTTTTTGTATTACGCTATGGGAGCTTACTCGCCCCTCTTAACAGAGTACTTCAAATCCATTCATTTAAATGGGATTGAAATTGGTACTCTCAGTTCTATCACTCCTGTAGTCTCGCTTATGCTACAACCGCTGTGGGGCATGCTTTGTGATCGGTTTCAAATTCGTAAAAAGGCGCTAATCATGGCTCTTTTCGCTGTAGCTTGTGTCTCCTTTCTGTTTACTTTTATTAACACATATGCATGGGTGTTTTTTACCATCGCGCTATGGTCTGTTTTCCAGTGCGCCATTGTCCCAATCTCAGATAGTTTAACGCTTAGCTATGTGAGCAAGCGCTCCATGCATTTTGGTAATATTCGTTTATGGGGCGCTATTGGGTTTGCCATTGCTGCTTTTCTTACAGCTTTAGCGGTTCAGCAGTGGGGACCGTCCGCTATTTTTTATAGTACAGGAATTGCTTATTTTCTCGCTGTGCTCTTTTTGGTCAGAATTCCAGATGAGCGGATTGAACGTGGGTCTCTTCCTCGCAATAGTTTAAAAGGAGCTGGGCAGCTTTTTAAAATCCCACGCTTCGTACTCTTTCTACTCTGCACGTTTTTCGTATTTGGTTCGATAAATGCTCATAATACCTGGTTTAATCTATATTACCAACATATTGGCGGCGAGATTGCCGCATTAGGTTTTGCTTTCTTACTGTTTGCAGGTAGTGAAGTCCCTTGTATGAGAATGGCTTCGCGCCTTGTCCAAAAAATTGGTTTGGAGCAAACCCTATTATTTGCTTGTGTGGTCTCTAGTGCCCGTTGGTTTTTCTATGGATCTGCTCCTAGTACGACAATCATCCTGAGTTTATTCTTCTTGCAAGGTTTATCAGTTGGGCTATTTCTAGCTACTGCTGCCCAATATGTACGTGATAATACACCTCTTGCATTGCAGGTAACAGCACTTGCCCTATTTGCTTCCTTTGGACAGGGATTAGGTTCTATGTTCGCTAATTATACAGCAGGCTGGGTCATGGAATACTACGGTATTTTACGTACGTATACATTCTTTGGAGTTTCTACGTTACTTGGAATCATTCCTTTATTGCTCATTTGTTATGGACCTTGGAAACGTAAACCAGAAGAGGCTATCATGTAA
- a CDS encoding PucR family transcriptional regulator, whose protein sequence is MQQKYFEQHQHSDIDELADIIGELLQNPITIEDLDHRLIAYSSHGDSTDQARWSTIMGRRVPEKVLTRLWKDGVFQQLFSQKDPVHIPEKTEIGLGKRVAIAIRRGNDILGYIWAQEVNRPLTSEDDEILRQAAKEAVPRLLQRQGKRKAEQDRQKEFLWELLLGGHGEEPKLQQKAISLHMEVIPPLLVCTIEVLEDKGEQVHQLLYPLLMRDKIYSLTDGSQLILLMQHPKGKAVTEDALVSFSEQFLEDSMSKLTDKFGKGKVYIGCGRPVRSLTEGRQSYQEALQMNVVKRLFPHETERILRFQQLGIYRFLPQMKNWNKEQAYKNDHLAKLLYYDQENQTNLTETLEVFLDHVGKVNRTAAHLHIHINTLSYRLKRIEEIMKIDLDDPNQRYSLYIDLKVMKLE, encoded by the coding sequence ATGCAACAAAAATATTTTGAGCAGCATCAGCATAGTGATATTGATGAATTGGCGGATATTATTGGTGAACTATTACAAAATCCGATTACCATTGAAGATTTGGATCATCGACTGATTGCATATAGTTCGCATGGAGATAGTACAGATCAGGCTCGTTGGTCTACGATCATGGGACGACGCGTGCCAGAAAAAGTATTAACACGCCTCTGGAAGGATGGCGTTTTTCAACAACTCTTTTCACAAAAGGACCCCGTACATATTCCTGAAAAGACGGAGATTGGACTTGGAAAGCGGGTTGCGATCGCCATACGGAGAGGCAATGATATCTTGGGTTATATCTGGGCACAAGAGGTAAATCGTCCTTTAACTTCCGAAGATGATGAAATCTTGCGTCAAGCGGCTAAGGAAGCGGTACCCCGACTACTACAACGACAAGGGAAACGTAAAGCAGAACAGGACAGGCAAAAGGAATTTTTGTGGGAGCTTCTGTTAGGTGGTCATGGGGAAGAGCCTAAGCTACAACAGAAAGCGATCAGTCTACATATGGAAGTAATTCCTCCTCTACTTGTTTGTACGATAGAGGTTTTGGAAGATAAGGGTGAACAGGTGCATCAATTACTATATCCCCTGTTGATGCGAGATAAAATCTACAGTCTAACAGATGGTTCTCAACTCATTCTGCTCATGCAACACCCCAAGGGAAAAGCTGTGACAGAAGATGCTTTAGTCTCTTTTTCCGAGCAATTTTTAGAGGATAGTATGTCTAAGCTCACGGACAAGTTTGGAAAGGGAAAGGTCTATATTGGTTGTGGTCGTCCTGTTCGTTCACTAACCGAGGGGCGTCAAAGCTATCAAGAGGCATTACAGATGAATGTCGTAAAACGATTGTTCCCTCATGAAACAGAGCGGATACTGAGGTTTCAGCAATTGGGAATCTATCGTTTTTTACCACAGATGAAAAACTGGAATAAAGAACAAGCTTACAAGAATGATCATTTGGCTAAGCTACTTTATTATGATCAAGAAAACCAAACGAATTTGACGGAAACATTGGAAGTCTTTCTCGACCATGTCGGAAAGGTAAATCGAACAGCAGCCCATCTGCATATTCATATTAATACGCTCAGCTATCGATTAAAGCGGATTGAGGAAATTATGAAAATTGATTTAGATGATCCAAACCAACGATATTCGCTATATATTGACTTAAAGGTAATGAAGCTGGAATAA
- a CDS encoding spore coat protein has protein sequence MQNKQIANPQSNQLPQVKGPEMNDRDYINDALSTCKYLTDSLNDAVREASHAQLHETYMQLLMETHQSARELYNCMFQKGWYKLEAEDQQKVTQAHQQFSGYSTQYPYNH, from the coding sequence ATGCAAAACAAACAAATTGCTAATCCGCAATCAAACCAATTACCACAAGTCAAAGGGCCCGAAATGAATGATCGTGATTATATCAATGATGCACTTAGCACTTGTAAATATTTGACTGACAGCTTAAATGATGCCGTTCGTGAAGCGAGTCACGCACAATTGCATGAAACGTATATGCAATTATTAATGGAGACTCACCAATCAGCCCGCGAATTGTACAATTGTATGTTCCAAAAAGGCTGGTACAAGCTTGAGGCGGAAGATCAACAAAAGGTAACACAAGCTCACCAACAATTTAGCGGTTATTCGACTCAGTATCCGTATAACCACTAA
- a CDS encoding ferritin-like domain-containing protein — translation MQTISSTLANAQNQQIPFPTPPKVITGKDLNYLKDALSWELNACKKLHSFAEQVKDPQIKDLLNKTGYMHQMHYEQLITHLTINNTNIIKSLPQMQ, via the coding sequence ATGCAAACCATCTCTTCTACATTAGCAAACGCCCAAAATCAGCAAATTCCATTCCCTACTCCACCAAAAGTAATTACAGGCAAGGATTTAAATTATCTAAAGGATGCTTTGTCTTGGGAATTAAATGCATGTAAGAAGCTACATTCTTTTGCAGAGCAGGTAAAAGATCCACAGATAAAAGATCTTTTAAATAAAACCGGCTACATGCATCAAATGCATTATGAACAACTGATAACGCATCTTACTATCAACAATACAAACATCATAAAATCCTTGCCACAAATGCAATAA
- a CDS encoding glutamate-5-semialdehyde dehydrogenase, translated as MREGNQQTKSASQQVAEQVTKQAKLAQQASRQLALLSSEQKNAALRAIKEQLVTDRDYILAENKHDVDKAIASGQLDSFIDRLSLTPERIVALADSLEDLAVLADPVGETTAEWVQKDGLAIRSVRVPLGVVGMIYEARPNVTVDAAAISLKTGNAVVLRGSASTTRSNLALVKSIQTALQNMGLPHEAVQYLSTTDRGAVDVMCSLHGIIDVIIPRGGASLINRVVKNSIVPVIETGVGNCHIFIDQTADYSMAKAIVQNAKLSRPAVCNALESLLIHKDFGQDQSITLLTSLLDAGVELRACERTIASYPELQDRFVLATEQDWHAEFLDAILAVKTVTNLDEALEHIATYGTKHSESILTQDQVQAERFLQAVDAAVVYHNASTRFTDGGEFGFGAEIGISTQKLHARGPMGLTALTSIKYRILGNGQTR; from the coding sequence ATGAGAGAAGGAAACCAACAAACAAAATCAGCTTCCCAACAGGTTGCTGAGCAAGTTACCAAACAAGCAAAGCTAGCCCAACAAGCATCACGTCAATTAGCTCTATTGTCCAGTGAGCAGAAGAACGCTGCTTTACGCGCTATAAAAGAGCAACTTGTAACTGATCGGGATTATATCTTGGCTGAAAATAAACATGATGTAGACAAAGCAATAGCAAGTGGGCAACTCGATAGCTTTATTGATCGCCTTAGTCTGACACCCGAACGTATTGTTGCTTTGGCTGATAGCTTAGAGGATCTGGCTGTTCTAGCTGACCCTGTTGGCGAAACAACGGCAGAGTGGGTACAAAAAGACGGTTTGGCCATTCGTTCTGTTCGTGTGCCACTTGGTGTAGTGGGCATGATATATGAAGCACGTCCCAATGTTACAGTCGACGCAGCTGCCATTTCATTAAAAACAGGCAATGCTGTTGTACTGCGTGGTAGTGCCTCTACTACTCGTTCGAATTTAGCGTTGGTAAAAAGCATTCAAACTGCTTTACAAAACATGGGACTACCACATGAAGCTGTGCAATACCTATCTACGACAGATCGGGGAGCTGTGGATGTGATGTGTAGCCTACATGGGATTATCGACGTGATCATCCCCCGTGGAGGAGCATCGCTAATCAACCGTGTTGTGAAAAATTCCATCGTACCGGTTATCGAAACTGGGGTGGGCAACTGTCATATTTTTATTGACCAAACGGCTGATTACTCCATGGCAAAAGCCATTGTGCAAAATGCAAAACTAAGTCGTCCTGCTGTTTGCAACGCTCTTGAATCCTTGCTCATTCATAAAGATTTTGGGCAGGATCAGTCAATAACCCTTTTGACTTCCCTTCTTGATGCAGGGGTAGAACTACGTGCATGTGAACGGACCATTGCTTCTTATCCAGAGTTACAAGATCGCTTTGTCTTGGCTACAGAGCAGGATTGGCATGCAGAATTCCTTGATGCAATTCTAGCTGTTAAAACAGTTACTAATTTGGACGAAGCGTTGGAACACATCGCCACTTATGGTACCAAACACTCGGAATCTATTTTGACCCAAGATCAAGTCCAAGCAGAACGCTTCTTGCAAGCAGTAGATGCTGCTGTCGTTTACCATAATGCTTCGACTCGGTTTACTGATGGTGGTGAGTTTGGTTTTGGTGCCGAAATTGGTATCAGTACACAAAAATTACATGCTCGTGGTCCCATGGGGCTAACAGCTTTAACTTCTATTAAGTATCGTATCTTAGGTAACGGGCAGACACGTTAA
- the panE gene encoding 2-dehydropantoate 2-reductase: protein MRTLMVGAGAIGGYFGCRLLESGRDVTFLVRPKRKAQLDERGLLIQSVNGDSTVHPDLLLAGEEAPPFDVIMLSPKAYQLDDAMNDISPYVGENTMIIPLLNGIAHMQLLQERFGADRVLGGLCFIETTLNADGDVVQTSKVHRLTFGEWNGGTSERVERLYEYVKAANASFELSENIQQEAWHKYLFITMLSGITTLTNAAVGPIRDSPYGVELTKQLAEECVSVMKAIGAPISDQLLEMATSAFEQQGYKMKSSMLRDMEKGLPIEGEHLQGYLLRLAEQHGIETPMLRIVYNNVKVYEQKRESAF, encoded by the coding sequence ATGCGGACACTAATGGTAGGTGCAGGTGCAATCGGTGGATATTTCGGTTGTCGTTTGCTGGAGAGTGGCAGAGATGTTACTTTTCTTGTACGTCCAAAACGTAAGGCACAGTTGGACGAGAGAGGTTTACTTATTCAAAGTGTTAACGGCGATTCCACAGTCCATCCCGACTTATTACTAGCTGGAGAAGAGGCTCCTCCTTTTGATGTCATTATGCTATCACCAAAGGCATACCAATTGGATGATGCAATGAACGATATTTCCCCGTATGTGGGTGAAAATACCATGATTATACCGCTCTTAAATGGGATCGCTCATATGCAGCTACTACAAGAACGCTTTGGAGCAGATAGAGTTTTGGGCGGCTTATGCTTTATCGAAACGACACTTAACGCAGACGGGGATGTTGTCCAAACCAGCAAGGTACATCGACTAACGTTTGGAGAATGGAATGGTGGTACGTCTGAGCGAGTAGAGCGATTGTATGAGTATGTAAAAGCGGCCAATGCGAGCTTTGAACTGTCAGAAAATATTCAGCAAGAGGCTTGGCACAAATATTTGTTTATCACCATGCTGTCAGGTATTACCACGTTGACGAACGCTGCAGTGGGACCAATTCGCGATTCACCGTATGGGGTGGAGCTAACGAAACAATTGGCGGAAGAGTGTGTGAGCGTTATGAAGGCGATTGGTGCCCCTATCTCTGATCAATTACTAGAAATGGCGACGAGCGCTTTCGAACAACAGGGCTACAAAATGAAATCCTCTATGTTACGAGATATGGAGAAAGGGTTACCGATTGAAGGGGAGCATTTGCAAGGTTACTTGCTTCGCCTTGCCGAACAGCATGGAATAGAAACACCGATGCTACGAATTGTTTATAATAACGTAAAAGTTTATGAACAAAAGCGTGAAAGTGCATTCTAA
- the ald gene encoding alanine dehydrogenase, which yields MIIGIPKEIKNNENRVAITPAGVTAFVQSGHQVLVETNAGLGSGFTDTEYQAVGATIVPTAADAWAADMVMKVKEPLASEYNYFREGQILFTYLHLAPEPELTKALVDKKVIAIAYETIQMPNGSLPLLMPMSEVAGRMSVQIGAQFLEKPYGGKGVLLGSVPGVPKGEVVVVGGGIVGTNAAKMAVGLGANVTILDISADRLRQLDDLFGGRVHTLISNSFNIANAVKKADLLVGAVLIPGARAPRLVTEEMVKSMAPGSVIVDVAIDQGGSIETIDRITTHDNPTYEKHGVIHYSVANMPGAVARTSTLALTNVTVPYAVQIANKGYVEAIRSNVALGKGVNVIHGQVTYKAVADTHNLPFVALEDALLVASK from the coding sequence ATGATTATCGGGATTCCTAAAGAGATTAAGAACAACGAGAACCGTGTAGCAATCACGCCTGCTGGAGTGACAGCATTCGTACAAAGCGGCCATCAGGTGTTAGTTGAAACAAATGCAGGCCTTGGCAGTGGATTTACTGATACTGAATATCAAGCAGTGGGTGCTACTATCGTGCCAACAGCAGCAGATGCATGGGCAGCTGATATGGTTATGAAAGTAAAAGAACCACTTGCTTCTGAATATAACTATTTCCGTGAGGGACAAATTCTATTTACCTACTTGCACCTGGCACCAGAACCAGAATTGACCAAAGCATTGGTTGACAAAAAAGTGATCGCAATCGCTTATGAGACTATTCAAATGCCAAATGGTTCTCTTCCACTCTTAATGCCAATGAGTGAAGTAGCAGGACGTATGTCCGTACAAATCGGAGCTCAATTCCTCGAAAAACCATACGGCGGTAAAGGTGTACTTCTAGGTAGTGTTCCAGGCGTACCAAAAGGTGAAGTAGTTGTCGTAGGTGGTGGTATCGTAGGTACTAACGCTGCGAAAATGGCGGTAGGTTTAGGCGCAAATGTTACAATTCTAGATATTAGTGCAGATCGTCTTCGTCAGTTAGATGACCTATTTGGTGGACGCGTTCATACATTGATTTCTAACAGCTTTAACATTGCTAACGCAGTGAAAAAAGCAGACTTGTTAGTAGGAGCAGTTCTTATCCCAGGCGCACGTGCTCCACGTCTGGTAACAGAAGAAATGGTAAAATCTATGGCTCCAGGTTCTGTGATTGTTGACGTTGCAATTGACCAAGGTGGTTCTATTGAGACGATTGATCGGATCACTACACATGATAACCCAACATATGAAAAGCATGGTGTTATCCATTACTCAGTAGCAAATATGCCGGGAGCAGTAGCTCGTACGTCTACACTTGCTCTGACAAATGTAACAGTTCCTTACGCTGTACAAATTGCTAACAAAGGATATGTAGAAGCGATCCGTAGCAATGTAGCTCTAGGAAAAGGGGTTAACGTTATACACGGTCAAGTAACTTATAAAGCAGTTGCTGATACGCATAATCTACCATTTGTTGCTTTGGAAGATGCTTTATTAGTAGCAAGTAAATAA
- a CDS encoding MFS transporter translates to MDIIRIFKNKNYTYLFLANVTSSMGNKIGLIAFTLYILTRFSSQPIFATITELMYSLPMLVIFLFIGAVADRFDRKKIASWADFICAFLSLGLLFAIAIDSIVLSFFIIFVRSAVSNFFGPAQRAIMQGILTEKEYPVATGLNQMVNSILILVGSSISIFLYWHIGIEGAILVDAISYLVSGLLIQLCHIKVEIRLPNGEKSWKDVSIGALISDFSKGVGYIWNNKLVLAISSAFFLFGIINAGYALIPTYALKYKLAPESYETVLLWMGIVSGVGALFGSVVGSYLATKMKLYHIAVLSLVIMGSSVVFSGLTNNVSVFILLDFFISLAFPLLNIGFGGWLPSLVDPKIIGRVYGCLTPMMMLSHSVTLGIIAVTFPVYIGVSFLFFIHGTCMLLAAIFYYYIFQKNFANRRVVEQQM, encoded by the coding sequence TTGGATATCATAAGAATATTCAAAAATAAAAACTATACATATCTTTTTCTGGCGAATGTAACCTCCTCTATGGGCAATAAAATTGGTCTCATCGCATTCACATTGTATATTCTTACAAGATTTTCTTCACAGCCTATCTTTGCTACCATTACAGAATTAATGTACTCTCTCCCCATGCTTGTCATTTTCTTGTTCATCGGTGCTGTGGCAGATCGTTTTGACCGCAAAAAGATTGCTTCTTGGGCGGATTTTATTTGTGCCTTTCTTTCTCTAGGATTACTTTTTGCTATTGCCATTGATTCCATCGTCCTTTCCTTTTTCATCATATTTGTGAGGAGTGCTGTCTCTAATTTTTTTGGTCCTGCACAAAGAGCAATCATGCAAGGCATTTTAACCGAAAAGGAATATCCAGTAGCTACCGGTTTAAATCAAATGGTAAACAGTATTCTTATATTAGTAGGCAGTTCCATTAGTATCTTTCTTTATTGGCACATTGGTATAGAGGGAGCAATCTTGGTAGATGCCATATCATATCTGGTATCTGGATTGCTAATCCAATTATGCCATATCAAAGTAGAAATCAGATTACCAAATGGTGAAAAGTCGTGGAAAGATGTATCAATAGGAGCCTTGATATCAGATTTCAGTAAAGGTGTTGGATATATTTGGAATAATAAACTAGTATTAGCCATATCAAGTGCTTTTTTTCTATTTGGAATTATAAATGCCGGTTATGCACTCATTCCTACTTATGCATTGAAGTACAAACTTGCTCCAGAGTCATATGAGACAGTATTGCTATGGATGGGGATTGTGTCAGGAGTAGGTGCTTTGTTTGGAAGTGTAGTCGGGTCCTATTTAGCAACTAAAATGAAACTATATCACATAGCAGTTCTTTCCCTTGTGATTATGGGGAGCTCGGTTGTTTTCTCAGGTCTTACGAACAACGTCTCCGTTTTTATTCTCCTTGATTTCTTCATTTCTCTGGCTTTTCCCTTATTAAATATAGGTTTTGGTGGTTGGTTGCCAAGTCTAGTTGACCCCAAAATAATTGGAAGAGTATATGGATGCCTTACGCCTATGATGATGCTGTCACATTCTGTTACGTTGGGGATTATCGCTGTTACTTTCCCCGTTTATATAGGTGTAAGCTTCTTATTCTTCATACACGGCACATGCATGCTTCTAGCGGCCATTTTTTACTACTATATCTTTCAAAAGAATTTTGCAAATAGGCGAGTGGTTGAGCAACAAATGTAA
- a CDS encoding 4-hydroxy-3-methylbut-2-enyl diphosphate reductase: protein MEVVKIAPRGYCYGVVDAMVLAIKTAKNQNVPRPIYILGMIVHNAHVTDAFEREGVITLDGEDRLALLDKIDQGTVIFTAHGVSPEVRKKAKEKGLTVVDATCPDVTKTHVLIKEKIEEGYHILYIGKKGHPEPEGAIGIAPDQVHLIQTLEDLQNVQITSDKLVVTNQTTMSQWDVRHLMEAIVERFPTVEVHNEICMATQVRQEAVAKHAGKADVTIVVGDPRSNNSNRLAQVSEEIAGIPSYRISDLSELNIEWLKGKNSVSVTSGASTPTPLTREVIAFLEQFDEHNPETWEKIRTVNLNKLLPTVKE from the coding sequence ATGGAAGTTGTAAAAATTGCTCCCCGTGGCTATTGCTATGGCGTAGTGGATGCCATGGTACTGGCTATTAAAACGGCCAAAAATCAAAATGTGCCGCGCCCTATCTACATTTTGGGAATGATCGTGCATAATGCGCATGTGACAGATGCTTTTGAACGTGAAGGAGTTATCACGTTGGATGGAGAAGATCGTCTAGCGCTTTTAGATAAAATTGATCAAGGAACCGTTATATTCACAGCACATGGAGTATCGCCGGAAGTCCGTAAAAAAGCCAAGGAAAAAGGACTGACGGTTGTGGATGCTACTTGTCCTGACGTAACGAAAACGCACGTTCTGATTAAAGAAAAGATTGAGGAAGGCTACCATATTCTCTATATTGGTAAAAAGGGACATCCAGAACCAGAGGGAGCGATCGGGATTGCACCTGACCAGGTTCACCTGATTCAAACGCTGGAAGACCTGCAAAACGTACAAATTACAAGCGACAAATTGGTGGTAACCAATCAGACGACGATGAGCCAATGGGATGTAAGGCACCTAATGGAAGCCATTGTAGAGAGATTCCCTACTGTAGAGGTTCACAACGAAATATGTATGGCTACACAGGTCAGACAGGAAGCGGTAGCTAAACATGCAGGGAAAGCTGACGTAACCATAGTAGTGGGTGATCCTCGAAGTAATAACTCCAATCGTTTAGCACAGGTATCAGAGGAGATTGCAGGTATCCCTAGTTATCGCATTTCCGACTTGTCTGAGCTAAACATTGAGTGGTTGAAAGGTAAAAATAGTGTGTCTGTTACTTCAGGAGCATCAACTCCGACGCCGTTAACAAGAGAAGTAATTGCGTTCTTAGAACAGTTTGATGAGCATAATCCAGAAACATGGGAGAAAATACGAACGGTTAATCTCAATAAGTTATTACCAACTGTGAAAGAATAG
- a CDS encoding quinone-dependent dihydroorotate dehydrogenase has protein sequence MYKHLKKFIFKMEPESAHENAIKGLRIADSIPLGKKVLNMMYGYENPMLVNKVWDIVFPNPVGIAAGFDKNAEVYRPLGSVGFGHVEVGTLTPLAQPGNDKPRCFRLKEDDAIINRMGFNNHGVQAAAKSLNHYQDACMPVGVNIGKNKLTPNDQAANDYEKCLEALYPYGHYFAINVSSPNTPNLRDLQEVDSLRHLLRTIRQKADQLEKYGAKRKPVLLKVAPDMSDEHMKDVVHVALEEGMDGLIATNTTLSREGVTNRTLAQETGGLSGPMLLRRSTECVRDIYKEVGDKLPIIGVGGIFTGDDAYRMMRAGASMVQIYTSMIYVGPGAATEINKRLVQILEQDGFTHISEIIGIDHK, from the coding sequence ATGTATAAGCACCTAAAAAAGTTTATCTTTAAAATGGAGCCTGAATCGGCACACGAGAATGCGATTAAAGGATTACGAATTGCCGACAGCATTCCTTTAGGCAAAAAGGTATTAAACATGATGTATGGCTATGAAAATCCAATGCTCGTAAACAAAGTTTGGGATATTGTATTTCCTAACCCAGTAGGGATTGCAGCTGGTTTCGATAAAAATGCGGAGGTTTATCGTCCCCTGGGATCAGTTGGATTTGGTCATGTAGAAGTAGGGACACTGACTCCGTTAGCCCAACCAGGAAACGACAAGCCACGTTGTTTTCGCTTGAAGGAAGACGATGCGATTATCAACCGCATGGGTTTTAATAACCATGGTGTACAAGCAGCAGCGAAATCATTAAATCATTACCAAGATGCTTGCATGCCTGTTGGTGTGAATATCGGTAAAAACAAGCTGACCCCAAATGATCAAGCAGCAAACGATTATGAGAAATGCCTTGAAGCTTTATATCCCTATGGGCATTATTTTGCAATTAATGTAAGCTCACCTAACACTCCTAACTTACGTGACTTGCAGGAAGTAGACAGTTTACGCCATCTTCTTCGGACGATTCGCCAGAAAGCGGATCAGCTAGAGAAGTACGGTGCGAAGCGTAAACCAGTTCTTTTAAAAGTAGCCCCAGACATGTCAGATGAACATATGAAAGATGTTGTTCATGTTGCCTTGGAAGAGGGTATGGATGGATTAATTGCTACCAACACTACTCTGTCTCGAGAGGGTGTCACCAATCGTACGCTGGCGCAGGAAACAGGAGGACTGAGCGGTCCTATGTTATTGCGACGTTCAACTGAATGCGTGCGTGATATTTACAAAGAAGTGGGCGATAAATTGCCGATCATTGGGGTAGGTGGTATCTTCACTGGTGATGATGCATATCGCATGATGAGAGCAGGAGCGTCTATGGTCCAGATTTACACGAGCATGATTTATGTGGGACCAGGTGCTGCCACAGAGATCAACAAACGTCTGGTTCAGATATTGGAGCAGGATGGATTTACACATATTAGTGAAATTATTGGGATTGATCATAAATAA